In Sphingomonas sp., a single window of DNA contains:
- a CDS encoding NADH:flavin oxidoreductase/NADH oxidase, translating to MAKLFEPLDVGGLSLGNRIVIAPMCQYSAEDGAMTDWHLIHLGQLAMSGSAALTIEATAVTPEGRITYGDVGLWDDATEAAMQRVVDGVRRWSDMPLMIQLAHAGRKASTAKPWHGGAQIAPDAELGWQTLGPSALPFEPGEHPPLALDHDGLARIRDAFADAARRAARIGLDSIQIHAAHGYLLHEFLSPLSNTREDEYGGDLANRMRFPLEVFDAVRAASPADKPVTVRVSGTDWVEGGWTVDETAIFAAELEARGCAAIHVSSGGLDPRQKIPVGPSYQVPLAKVVKQAVSMPVIAVGLITDPHQAEAILQDGDADAIAIARGVLWDPRWPWHAAAALGASVDAPPQYLRSEPHEAGRILKEMDLAKSTPRC from the coding sequence ATGGCCAAGCTTTTCGAACCCCTGGACGTGGGTGGGCTGTCGCTCGGCAACCGGATCGTGATCGCGCCCATGTGCCAGTATTCGGCCGAAGACGGTGCGATGACCGACTGGCATCTGATCCATCTTGGCCAGCTGGCCATGTCGGGGTCGGCCGCCCTCACAATCGAGGCGACGGCGGTCACGCCCGAGGGGCGTATCACCTATGGTGATGTCGGATTGTGGGATGATGCCACCGAAGCGGCGATGCAGCGCGTCGTCGATGGCGTGCGCCGTTGGTCCGACATGCCGTTGATGATCCAGCTCGCCCATGCCGGACGCAAGGCGAGTACGGCAAAGCCCTGGCATGGAGGCGCTCAGATCGCGCCCGATGCCGAACTTGGCTGGCAAACGCTAGGCCCCAGCGCGCTGCCGTTCGAACCCGGCGAGCATCCACCGCTGGCGCTCGATCACGATGGCCTCGCCCGTATACGCGACGCCTTTGCCGATGCGGCACGGCGCGCCGCCCGGATCGGTCTGGACTCGATCCAGATCCACGCCGCGCACGGCTATCTCCTGCACGAATTCCTCTCGCCCCTCTCCAACACGCGCGAGGATGAATATGGCGGCGATCTGGCCAACCGGATGCGCTTCCCGCTCGAAGTGTTCGACGCCGTGCGCGCCGCCTCCCCGGCCGACAAGCCGGTGACGGTTCGCGTCTCGGGCACGGACTGGGTCGAAGGTGGCTGGACGGTGGACGAGACCGCGATCTTTGCGGCAGAACTCGAAGCCCGTGGATGTGCCGCGATCCATGTGTCCAGCGGGGGACTTGACCCTCGCCAGAAAATCCCGGTCGGTCCATCCTACCAGGTGCCGCTCGCGAAGGTGGTGAAGCAGGCCGTGTCGATGCCGGTCATAGCGGTCGGTCTCATCACCGACCCGCATCAGGCTGAGGCTATCCTTCAGGATGGCGATGCTGACGCGATCGCGATTGCGCGCGGCGTGCTGTGGGACCCGCGCTGGCCTTGGCATGCGGCTGCTGCTCTCGGCGCATCGGTGGATGCACCACCACAATATCTGCGGTCCGAGCCGCATGAGGCCGGGCGTATTCTCAAGGAAATGGATCTGGCCAAGTCTACGCCGCGCTGCTGA
- a CDS encoding glutathione S-transferase, translating to MAAHILYSFRRCPFAMRARLALGIGGVRHELREVRLSDKPAELLAASPKGTVPVLVTAEGVVLDESLAIMRWALRIRDPEDWLARDDPALIAANDEVFKHHLDRYKYSDRYGSDPTRHRDLGFEFLQDLEMRIGVGGQLGGTKAGLTDAAIMPFVRQFAGVDRAWFDDLFLPRLKPWLADHLASNLFGGIMHKVSPWSSDGPPIVIEELTNADR from the coding sequence ATGGCCGCCCATATCCTGTACAGCTTTCGTCGTTGTCCGTTCGCGATGAGGGCGCGATTGGCACTGGGCATCGGTGGTGTGCGCCATGAGCTTCGGGAGGTCAGGCTTTCCGACAAGCCTGCGGAACTGCTCGCCGCGTCGCCCAAGGGCACAGTGCCGGTGCTTGTGACGGCAGAAGGTGTCGTGCTCGACGAGAGCCTCGCGATCATGCGTTGGGCGCTGCGTATTCGGGACCCGGAAGATTGGCTCGCTCGTGACGATCCCGCGCTGATCGCAGCCAATGACGAAGTGTTCAAGCACCACCTCGACCGATACAAATATTCTGATCGCTATGGCTCGGACCCAACCCGGCATCGTGATCTCGGCTTCGAGTTTCTACAAGATCTGGAGATGCGGATCGGGGTTGGCGGTCAACTCGGCGGCACAAAGGCGGGTCTGACGGATGCCGCCATCATGCCTTTCGTGAGGCAGTTCGCCGGGGTCGATCGAGCGTGGTTCGACGACTTGTTTTTGCCACGGCTGAAGCCATGGCTCGCCGATCATCTCGCTTCCAATCTCTTCGGAGGGATCATGCACAAGGTTTCGCCCTGGTCTTCGGACGGGCCGCCGATCGTCATCGAAGAGCTGACAAATGCGGATCGATGA
- a CDS encoding serine hydrolase yields the protein MRISKLVVLALLLAGPANAQIVAQPSAGTYPRAVAAGYKAALYCSGVFNAGRTPAQIDADELTGIYPEYDKIVPTLTAQIDRAHGSVAVAFDPALPPRYAIWRDGRGCVTLPIGSKAPAGKASAAPPPIAKADPRPWPQGDAGIAARPSALLTGAVGKAFAGGYGAGTKTVGVIVVKDGKIVAERYGSGFGPYVSNRTWSVGKSIAGTLIGLVDAGALQGPAVVPQWSAGDPRQSITLDNLLRMASGLHSDTAGNRTDAIYFGGTAVDEQAVSWPLEAQPGTRFRYANNDILLAVYATRQRIGEDRYRTWPNKLFGELGMAHTVAETDWHGNYVLSSQVWSTARDLARLGLFWSQDGVWAGQRLLPAGWLGTMTTPSGPQPPSGPGYGVTMWLFGPRQGLPVGTFAAQGNRGQYVMVIPAQRLVIVRRGEDPGGARFDIARFAADVAAALP from the coding sequence ATGCGGATATCAAAGTTAGTCGTCCTCGCCCTGCTCCTGGCAGGTCCCGCGAACGCCCAGATCGTCGCCCAGCCTTCGGCCGGCACCTACCCACGCGCGGTGGCGGCCGGCTATAAGGCCGCACTCTATTGCTCGGGCGTCTTCAACGCCGGTCGGACCCCGGCGCAGATCGATGCCGACGAACTGACCGGCATCTATCCCGAATATGACAAGATCGTGCCGACGCTCACCGCGCAGATCGACCGCGCGCATGGGTCCGTTGCCGTCGCCTTCGACCCCGCGCTGCCACCGCGATACGCGATCTGGCGCGATGGCCGTGGCTGCGTGACGCTGCCGATCGGCAGCAAGGCGCCGGCGGGCAAGGCGTCGGCAGCGCCGCCACCGATCGCGAAGGCGGATCCCCGCCCATGGCCGCAGGGCGATGCCGGCATCGCGGCGCGCCCTTCCGCGCTGCTGACCGGAGCCGTCGGCAAAGCGTTCGCCGGTGGTTATGGCGCTGGCACGAAGACGGTCGGCGTGATCGTCGTGAAGGACGGCAAAATCGTTGCAGAACGCTATGGCAGCGGCTTTGGGCCGTACGTTTCGAACAGGACCTGGTCGGTCGGCAAGTCGATCGCCGGAACGCTGATAGGCCTCGTCGATGCCGGGGCGCTCCAAGGGCCAGCCGTTGTGCCGCAGTGGAGCGCCGGTGACCCGCGACAATCGATCACGCTCGACAACCTTCTGCGTATGGCGTCAGGCCTTCATAGCGACACCGCCGGCAACCGCACCGACGCGATCTATTTCGGCGGCACGGCCGTAGATGAGCAAGCGGTGTCCTGGCCCCTGGAGGCCCAGCCCGGCACACGCTTTCGCTATGCGAACAACGACATCCTTCTCGCAGTCTATGCCACACGGCAGCGGATTGGCGAGGACCGGTATCGCACGTGGCCGAACAAGTTGTTCGGCGAGCTCGGCATGGCGCATACGGTCGCGGAGACGGATTGGCACGGCAATTATGTCCTCTCCAGCCAAGTGTGGTCGACCGCCCGCGACCTCGCGCGGCTTGGATTATTCTGGTCCCAGGACGGCGTCTGGGCGGGCCAGCGCCTGCTGCCGGCGGGCTGGTTAGGCACCATGACGACGCCGAGCGGCCCCCAGCCGCCGAGCGGCCCCGGTTATGGCGTGACGATGTGGCTGTTCGGCCCCCGACAGGGGCTGCCGGTGGGCACTTTTGCCGCACAGGGTAATCGCGGGCAATATGTGATGGTTATCCCTGCGCAACGTCTGGTGATCGTGAGACGCGGCGAGGATCCTGGCGGAGCCCGTTTCGACATCGCGCGCTTTGCCGCCGATGTCGCCGCAGCGCTGCCCTAG
- a CDS encoding gamma-glutamyltransferase family protein, with amino-acid sequence MRRRTFLAAVPGAALLPGSVIAEPQQGRTRVSGGQGVPGPGQGGAPQPVMPSLPKRWEAGADRFLRPDATAGDRPVGASFASRTAAYGLNGAAGTAHPLATQAGIDILRQGGSAVDAAIAINACLGFLEPTSSGIGGDAYAMIWDPKQRKVIGLAGSGASPQGLSLETVRSRARGGALPPLGAVTVSVPGAVDAWWTMHQRYGRLPWAQLFEPAIAHAEAGAPVPDIIAYYIRRSMAAFRRPGNGIEETANALRTYGLADGKGPATGQVFRNPDLARTYRAIAKGGQDAFYAGDIARVIDRYFKRIGGWLRYEDLAAHRSEWVEPHRTGYRGVDVHALGANTQGIATLQMLNILETFDLGDAGFQSPFSIHLQAEAKRLAYEDRARFYADPHFSKVPVEWLISKEYAQARAKLIRPGRILDPVYPGQAPCHGDTTYFSCADKDGMMVSMIQSNFRGMGSGLVADGLGFMFQDRGQLFSLKDGHPNIYAPGKRPFQTIIPGFATRGGDPWMSFGVMGGDMQPQGQTQIIVNRVDYGLEIQSAGDAPRWHHEGSSQSMGEDAAGLDPRGLLRLETGVPMATRQRLVDIGWTIGEPDGGFGRYECVEHRMDGATRVYAAASEMRADGCALAY; translated from the coding sequence ATGCGTCGTCGAACTTTTCTTGCCGCCGTGCCGGGGGCGGCGCTTTTGCCAGGTTCGGTTATCGCGGAACCACAGCAGGGTAGAACGCGTGTATCCGGTGGGCAGGGCGTGCCAGGTCCGGGGCAGGGCGGCGCGCCTCAGCCGGTGATGCCATCGCTCCCGAAACGTTGGGAGGCGGGTGCCGATCGCTTTCTGCGCCCCGACGCCACCGCGGGCGATCGGCCGGTCGGGGCGAGCTTCGCGTCCCGCACAGCGGCATATGGGCTCAACGGCGCTGCGGGTACGGCCCATCCACTGGCGACCCAGGCTGGCATCGACATCCTGCGGCAAGGCGGGTCGGCAGTCGATGCCGCCATCGCGATCAACGCCTGTCTCGGATTTCTGGAGCCGACCTCCAGCGGCATTGGCGGCGATGCCTATGCGATGATCTGGGATCCGAAGCAGCGCAAGGTCATCGGACTGGCGGGATCGGGCGCGTCGCCGCAGGGCCTTAGCCTGGAGACGGTACGGTCGCGCGCACGGGGCGGCGCCTTGCCGCCGCTAGGCGCGGTGACCGTGTCGGTCCCGGGGGCGGTCGATGCGTGGTGGACGATGCACCAACGCTATGGCCGGCTGCCTTGGGCGCAGTTGTTCGAACCGGCGATCGCCCATGCCGAGGCGGGAGCGCCGGTGCCCGACATCATCGCTTATTACATTCGGCGCAGCATGGCCGCGTTCCGCCGACCCGGCAACGGCATCGAGGAGACGGCGAACGCGCTGCGAACTTATGGACTCGCCGACGGTAAGGGACCGGCGACGGGCCAGGTGTTCCGCAATCCCGACCTCGCACGCACCTATCGTGCTATTGCAAAAGGCGGCCAAGACGCGTTCTACGCTGGCGACATCGCGCGCGTCATCGATCGTTACTTCAAGCGTATCGGAGGCTGGCTTCGGTACGAGGATCTTGCCGCGCATCGCTCCGAATGGGTCGAACCGCACCGAACGGGCTATCGCGGCGTGGATGTGCACGCGCTTGGCGCGAACACGCAGGGCATCGCTACGCTGCAAATGCTTAACATCCTTGAGACCTTCGATCTGGGCGATGCCGGCTTCCAGTCGCCATTTTCGATTCATCTGCAGGCGGAGGCGAAGCGGCTCGCTTACGAAGACCGCGCGCGCTTCTACGCCGACCCGCATTTCAGCAAGGTGCCGGTCGAATGGCTGATCTCGAAGGAATATGCGCAGGCACGGGCGAAACTGATCCGGCCCGGGCGTATCCTCGATCCCGTCTATCCGGGGCAGGCACCTTGCCACGGCGACACGACCTATTTCAGCTGTGCCGACAAGGACGGCATGATGGTGTCGATGATCCAGTCGAACTTCCGCGGCATGGGGTCTGGACTGGTTGCCGACGGATTGGGCTTCATGTTCCAGGATCGTGGGCAACTGTTCAGCTTGAAGGATGGCCATCCCAATATCTATGCGCCCGGCAAGCGACCGTTCCAGACGATCATTCCCGGCTTCGCCACACGCGGGGGCGATCCGTGGATGAGCTTCGGCGTGATGGGCGGGGATATGCAACCGCAGGGGCAGACGCAGATCATCGTCAACCGTGTCGACTATGGTCTTGAAATCCAGTCTGCGGGCGATGCGCCGCGCTGGCACCATGAGGGCTCGTCGCAATCGATGGGAGAGGACGCGGCCGGACTGGACCCACGTGGCCTGCTGCGGCTGGAGACTGGCGTGCCGATGGCGACGCGGCAGCGGCTTGTCGACATCGGCTGGACGATCGGCGAGCCCGATGGCGGCTTCGGCCGCTACGAATGCGTGGAGCATCGCATGGACGGCGCGACCCGCGTCTATGCCGCGGCGAGCGAAATGCGCGCCGACGGCTGTGCGCTGGCCTATTGA
- a CDS encoding nuclear transport factor 2 family protein encodes MADDAFWAAFNACDRVRMATSLTPDIEFYHDKTGATISRDAVVKSLMDGPCGTSGLHVRRELVAGSLSYDPVPGFGAILTGRHRFYAQRAGQPERLDGEARFAVVWQEAKGKLLMRRVFSYAHGAAIDQNALPPVEVSSTTLQRYVGHYAAPMGDIAVTLLEGRLHLVSGGLSADLIAITATTFQAQGRPLKFDFVEAGGKIEKVVVQENGAIVAEGTRQDAR; translated from the coding sequence ATGGCGGACGACGCTTTCTGGGCGGCATTCAACGCCTGCGATCGCGTGCGGATGGCGACATCGCTCACGCCTGACATCGAATTCTACCATGACAAGACCGGCGCCACGATATCGCGCGATGCGGTCGTCAAGTCGTTGATGGACGGTCCTTGCGGAACCTCGGGACTGCATGTTCGCCGCGAATTGGTGGCAGGATCGCTGTCATATGATCCGGTGCCGGGGTTTGGCGCAATCCTGACCGGGCGGCATCGCTTCTACGCGCAGCGGGCGGGCCAACCCGAACGCCTCGACGGCGAAGCGCGGTTCGCCGTCGTATGGCAGGAGGCGAAAGGCAAACTCCTGATGCGTCGTGTCTTCAGCTACGCGCATGGCGCTGCGATCGATCAAAACGCCCTGCCGCCGGTCGAGGTTTCGTCGACCACCCTGCAGCGCTATGTGGGGCACTACGCAGCCCCGATGGGCGACATCGCCGTTACCCTCCTTGAAGGACGGCTGCATCTGGTATCCGGCGGCCTTTCAGCCGATCTCATAGCGATCACCGCCACGACGTTCCAGGCGCAGGGTCGTCCGCTGAAGTTCGATTTTGTCGAGGCCGGCGGCAAGATCGAGAAGGTCGTTGTCCAGGAAAACGGCGCTATCGTTGCAGAAGGGACGCGGCAGGATGCACGTTAA
- a CDS encoding serine hydrolase domain-containing protein, with protein sequence MNFPHAAGSLVGTARDLARWSDALHHGRVLAPAFYRQMITPTKLNDDATSTYGLGLENEMVDGVAVIGHSGGIMGGQTDSLYVPSRDLFVAVLANTDAPPVAPSVTVRRIVTLAMKP encoded by the coding sequence ATGAACTTCCCACACGCCGCTGGCTCGCTGGTCGGCACCGCTCGCGACTTGGCACGCTGGTCCGATGCCCTTCATCATGGTCGCGTCCTCGCGCCCGCCTTTTATCGTCAGATGATCACGCCGACGAAGCTCAACGACGACGCGACCAGCACCTATGGCCTCGGCCTAGAAAACGAGATGGTCGATGGGGTTGCGGTGATCGGGCATAGCGGTGGTATCATGGGAGGCCAGACCGATAGTCTATACGTGCCGTCGCGCGATCTTTTCGTCGCTGTCCTCGCAAACACAGATGCTCCGCCGGTTGCGCCAAGCGTTACCGTTCGTCGCATCGTTACCTTGGCGATGAAGCCGTAG
- a CDS encoding HAMP domain-containing sensor histidine kinase — MIERFKAVVRHHWPRMRLRTILLLTFVFVAALPGFGALFLRVYENSLLRQTEAALIAQSAALAAAGAAEWPGAHGMPASMGTIPNASTLDLRLTSVLPERPAPIAGGGSADPETQAWATRLAPVLRATANTTLASIQLLDPQGRILAGGDMRLAYGTMPELQAALAGRAVTTLRRNGAYRPHYALEWLSRASDLRLHHARPIVVNGRVVGVLLLARSPRALFVGIYEDRGKILFGIVVIFATLVVLSGLLSRGIVRPVEALGEATRAVAKGGGAVPEAPTTAAIEIQALYRDFGSMAEAIERRSRYLRDFAHAVSHEFKTPLAGIRGAVELLQDHGDMAAADRERFLSNIAGDAARLNLLVSRLLDLARADMATAEEGARTDVLHVMRCIADVYGHEGASLAVHVSESPVPLVAMPSNVLEAVLVGLIENSKQAGATQVTLAARSTPAGVTVIVTDDGPGVPLGDRHRIFEPFFTTRRSDGGTGLGLPILRSLLDANRGKIDLYSSSGEGASFMISLPVGP, encoded by the coding sequence ATGATCGAGCGGTTCAAGGCGGTCGTGCGGCACCATTGGCCGCGCATGCGGCTTCGCACGATCCTGCTGCTGACCTTCGTGTTCGTCGCGGCATTGCCGGGCTTCGGCGCGCTGTTCCTGCGGGTCTATGAGAACAGCCTGCTGCGCCAGACCGAGGCCGCGCTGATCGCGCAGAGCGCAGCGCTGGCAGCGGCGGGCGCTGCCGAGTGGCCCGGTGCGCACGGGATGCCGGCGAGCATGGGCACCATACCCAATGCGTCCACGCTCGATCTGCGCCTGACGTCTGTCCTTCCCGAACGCCCCGCGCCGATCGCTGGCGGAGGCTCGGCCGATCCGGAGACACAAGCTTGGGCAACGCGATTGGCGCCTGTGCTCCGTGCGACGGCAAACACGACGCTTGCGTCGATCCAGTTACTCGACCCGCAAGGGCGCATCCTTGCAGGCGGCGATATGCGCCTCGCCTATGGCACGATGCCGGAACTGCAGGCAGCGCTGGCCGGTCGCGCGGTAACGACCTTGCGCCGCAATGGCGCCTACCGGCCGCATTACGCGCTAGAGTGGCTGAGCCGCGCCTCCGACCTGCGGCTCCACCATGCGCGGCCGATCGTCGTAAATGGCCGGGTGGTCGGCGTGCTGCTACTCGCACGCTCGCCGCGCGCGCTGTTCGTCGGCATCTACGAGGATCGCGGCAAGATCCTGTTCGGCATCGTCGTGATCTTCGCCACGCTGGTGGTGCTGAGCGGCCTGCTGTCGCGCGGCATCGTGCGGCCCGTGGAGGCGCTGGGCGAGGCGACCCGGGCGGTCGCCAAGGGGGGCGGGGCGGTGCCGGAGGCGCCCACCACCGCCGCGATCGAGATCCAGGCGCTGTACCGCGACTTCGGGAGCATGGCCGAGGCGATCGAACGGCGTTCGCGCTATCTGCGCGACTTCGCCCATGCGGTCAGCCACGAATTCAAGACGCCGCTGGCGGGCATCCGCGGCGCGGTCGAACTGCTGCAGGATCATGGCGATATGGCCGCCGCGGACCGCGAGCGCTTCCTCTCCAATATCGCCGGCGATGCGGCCCGGCTCAATCTGCTCGTCAGCCGGCTGCTCGATCTTGCGCGTGCCGACATGGCAACGGCAGAGGAGGGGGCGCGGACCGATGTGCTCCACGTGATGCGCTGCATCGCCGACGTCTACGGGCACGAGGGCGCTTCGCTCGCTGTGCACGTTTCGGAGAGCCCTGTGCCGCTGGTCGCGATGCCCTCCAACGTGCTGGAAGCGGTGCTGGTGGGGCTGATTGAAAACAGCAAGCAGGCAGGCGCCACGCAGGTGACGCTCGCAGCCCGATCAACGCCCGCAGGTGTCACGGTGATCGTAACGGACGATGGTCCAGGGGTGCCCTTGGGGGACCGCCACCGCATCTTCGAGCCGTTCTTCACCACACGCCGCTCGGATGGTGGTACTGGGCTTGGCTTGCCGATCCTGCGTTCGCTGCTCGACGCCAACCGTGGGAAGATCGATTTGTATTCGTCGTCCGGAGAGGGGGCCTCTTTTATGATTTCGCTCCCGGTTGGACCGTGA
- a CDS encoding response regulator transcription factor, producing the protein MPRTILVADDDPHIRQLLVFALAKAGLDAIEAEDGEAALAAVASHAPDLIVLDINMPRMDGIEVCRRLRAGGDLPILFLSSRDDEIDRVLGIELGADDYVVKPFSPREVVARVMAILRRVGSRPPDVAASAGPLQHGRLTLDPDGWQASWAGEAVPLTVTEFGILRTLAAMPSKVFSRDAIIDRLHGPGFAITDRTIDSHIRNLRGKFARIGAEDVIETRAGIGYRLGTCGAG; encoded by the coding sequence ATGCCCCGTACGATCCTGGTCGCAGACGATGATCCGCACATCCGACAGCTGCTGGTGTTCGCGCTGGCCAAGGCCGGGCTCGATGCGATCGAGGCGGAGGATGGCGAGGCGGCGCTGGCCGCCGTCGCGTCCCACGCGCCGGACCTGATCGTGCTCGACATCAACATGCCGCGCATGGACGGGATCGAGGTCTGCCGGCGGCTCCGCGCCGGTGGTGATCTGCCGATCCTGTTCCTGTCGAGCCGGGACGACGAGATCGACCGCGTCCTCGGCATCGAGCTCGGCGCGGACGACTATGTCGTGAAGCCCTTCTCGCCGCGTGAGGTGGTGGCGCGGGTGATGGCGATCCTGCGGCGGGTGGGCAGCCGCCCGCCGGACGTTGCCGCGTCGGCGGGACCGCTCCAGCATGGACGCTTGACGCTCGATCCCGATGGCTGGCAGGCGAGCTGGGCAGGGGAGGCGGTACCGCTCACCGTCACCGAGTTCGGCATCTTGCGCACGCTGGCGGCAATGCCCTCCAAGGTGTTCAGCCGCGACGCGATCATCGACCGGCTGCACGGCCCGGGCTTCGCCATCACCGATCGCACGATCGACAGCCACATCCGCAACCTGCGGGGTAAGTTTGCCCGGATCGGTGCGGAGGACGTGATCGAGACCCGCGCCGGGATCGGCTATCGGCTCGGCACCTGCGGGGCGGGATGA
- a CDS encoding DUF4173 domain-containing protein, producing MDQHRISTLLLCQREQHVRFSFVRKAGAALVLIILFDRLFADSFGGAGVGVFAGAWLLAIIATRPDIGRARSAWPGLALAALFAVSLFDEPGVLAWSMFWCAIAFAALAPMVGRFDDAWHWGVRLFLHGATGFLRPFTDLRRIAKQRRGVGASPRLLATTLALPLLGGIVFLILFAAANPLIEHAFASIQLPSLWQLALWTFVACCVWPMLRPGTLALRVARRVPDLEPILPGTSLPSVLIALALFNLIFAVQNALDIAFLWGGGALPDGMTRTEYVHRGAYPLIVTALIAGAMALAMLRPGSASERNPWARRMVVLWVVQNLVLVASSALRTVQYIQESMLTSWRIAALLWMAAVALGLVLICWRILCGRRARWLINCNALAAGVVLTACCFVDIEAIAARWNVQAADPAKIDLCYLHGGGDSALLPLIALERRPMDAETLDRVRYVRADLLRDLETRQADGRYWTWHGARRLAAARAIVGPGVPRPLPANYSRDWCDGSIISPQVQS from the coding sequence ATGGACCAGCATCGCATATCCACGCTGCTCCTGTGTCAGAGGGAGCAACACGTGCGCTTCAGTTTCGTCCGCAAGGCCGGTGCCGCCTTGGTCCTGATCATCCTGTTCGACAGGCTTTTTGCCGACAGCTTCGGCGGGGCAGGAGTTGGTGTGTTCGCCGGCGCCTGGCTGCTAGCCATCATCGCCACGCGACCGGACATCGGCAGGGCGCGATCCGCCTGGCCGGGGCTCGCGCTGGCGGCGCTTTTCGCCGTATCGCTGTTTGATGAGCCAGGGGTGCTGGCCTGGTCGATGTTCTGGTGCGCGATCGCCTTTGCCGCGCTGGCACCCATGGTCGGCCGTTTCGACGATGCCTGGCATTGGGGTGTCCGCCTGTTCCTCCATGGCGCTACCGGCTTTCTGCGGCCCTTCACGGACCTGCGTCGCATTGCCAAGCAACGACGTGGCGTCGGTGCTTCTCCGCGCCTGCTCGCGACGACGCTGGCCCTGCCGCTGCTCGGCGGCATCGTCTTCCTGATCCTCTTCGCCGCGGCGAACCCGCTGATCGAGCATGCTTTCGCCTCCATCCAGCTGCCCAGCCTGTGGCAGCTCGCGCTGTGGACCTTCGTCGCCTGCTGCGTCTGGCCGATGCTGCGTCCCGGCACGCTCGCGCTGCGCGTCGCACGACGCGTGCCGGATCTGGAGCCGATCCTTCCCGGCACGTCGCTGCCGTCGGTGCTGATCGCCCTGGCGCTCTTCAACCTGATCTTCGCGGTCCAGAATGCCCTCGACATCGCCTTTCTGTGGGGCGGGGGCGCGCTGCCGGATGGCATGACTCGGACGGAATATGTGCATCGCGGCGCCTATCCGCTGATCGTCACCGCGCTGATCGCCGGCGCAATGGCGCTCGCGATGCTGCGGCCGGGCAGTGCGAGCGAGCGCAATCCCTGGGCCCGGCGGATGGTAGTCCTGTGGGTCGTGCAGAACCTGGTGCTCGTCGCCTCCAGCGCGCTGCGGACGGTGCAGTACATCCAGGAATCGATGCTCACCTCCTGGCGGATCGCGGCGTTGCTGTGGATGGCGGCGGTCGCGCTCGGCCTGGTGCTGATCTGCTGGCGCATCCTATGCGGGCGCAGAGCGCGCTGGCTGATCAACTGCAACGCGCTGGCTGCCGGAGTCGTGCTGACCGCCTGCTGCTTTGTCGACATCGAAGCGATTGCGGCCCGCTGGAACGTGCAGGCCGCCGACCCGGCGAAGATCGACCTCTGCTACCTGCACGGGGGCGGGGACAGTGCCCTGCTGCCGCTGATCGCGCTGGAACGCCGGCCGATGGACGCCGAGACGCTGGACCGCGTGCGCTATGTGCGCGCCGATCTTTTGAGGGATCTGGAGACGCGGCAGGCGGATGGGCGATACTGGACATGGCACGGCGCGCGCCGCCTGGCGGCGGCTCGGGCGATCGTCGGACCGGGGGTGCCGCGCCCGCTGCCTGCCAATTACAGCCGGGACTGGTGCGACGGCAGCATCATTTCCCCGCAAGTCCAATCTTGA